Proteins from one Gimesia maris genomic window:
- a CDS encoding UbiA family prenyltransferase, with amino-acid sequence MKTLLAYFQLMRLPAVFTAMSDIILGFLLTHGSFSPPISFALLLIASASLYLSGMVFNDVFDRKVDAAERPSRPIPSGRISTQKAATLGGLLMLAGVGAAQTVGTQSLIVASLLVVAILGYDMLLKNTFLAPLMMGICRFLNVMLGASAVAREINLWVKPQLRIAAALGLFIVGLTWFARMEAKDSHRGHLIGGLLVINSGLGALAWMLATYPWPRETNLSMVLAALGVVALTINRRLVQAILNPVPQNVQIAVKTMLMSYVMLNAILVFVWTANPQYAILTAALLLPTILLSRWMAVT; translated from the coding sequence ATGAAAACCCTGCTTGCCTACTTTCAGTTGATGCGTCTGCCCGCTGTGTTTACAGCGATGTCGGATATCATTCTCGGCTTTTTGCTGACGCATGGTTCGTTTTCGCCCCCCATCTCGTTTGCGTTACTGCTGATCGCCTCGGCCAGCCTGTATCTCTCGGGGATGGTGTTCAACGATGTATTCGACCGTAAGGTTGATGCAGCAGAACGACCTTCACGTCCCATCCCCAGTGGGCGCATCTCGACTCAGAAAGCAGCGACGCTGGGAGGCCTGCTGATGCTTGCCGGCGTGGGAGCTGCCCAGACCGTTGGCACGCAAAGTCTGATCGTCGCCAGCTTGCTGGTCGTCGCGATCCTCGGCTATGATATGCTGTTGAAAAATACGTTTCTCGCTCCGCTGATGATGGGCATCTGTCGTTTTCTGAATGTCATGCTGGGAGCAAGCGCCGTCGCCCGCGAAATCAATCTCTGGGTGAAACCACAGTTACGCATCGCTGCTGCACTTGGTCTGTTTATTGTGGGGCTGACCTGGTTCGCCCGCATGGAGGCGAAGGACAGTCATCGCGGTCATTTAATTGGCGGTCTGCTGGTTATCAATTCCGGTCTGGGGGCGCTCGCCTGGATGCTGGCCACTTATCCCTGGCCGCGCGAAACGAATCTGTCGATGGTTCTGGCGGCTCTGGGGGTCGTCGCGCTGACCATCAATCGCCGCCTGGTGCAGGCAATCCTTAATCCGGTACCGCAGAACGTTCAGATCGCCGTCAAAACCATGCTCATGTCTTATGTGATGCTGAACGCGATTCTGGTATTCGTCTGGACCGCCAATCCGCAGTATGCCATCCTCACCGCGGCGCTCCTGCTGCCCACGATTCTGCTCTCGCGCTGGATGGCGGTGACGTAA
- a CDS encoding multidrug effflux MFS transporter: protein MLTPELQQKPVTIGFREFVALMALMQSLVALSIDAMLPALTEIGKELGASQANDSQLIVSFLFLGLAFGQGIYGPLSDTTGRKPSLYLGFALFLAGGLLCLFSTDLKVMLAGRFLQGLGLAAPRCVIVAIVRDQYEGPQMARVMSFVMTIFIFVPAIAPTLGQGILMVAHWRAIFAALLACGIITLVWLATRLPETLPVERRIPFSLTRIKNAIREVCSHRVSIGYTISLGLISSAFLGYLSSAQQIFQKQYQLGTLFPLYFAVLALCIGSASFANGRLVMRFGMQSLSRWSKRISTVLSLLFFLYVLSVGGQPPLWTLMAYMMVTLFCFGIMYGNLNAMAMEPLGHIAGVGAAVMGALSTLISVPCGILIGLSYNGTVIPVISGFTISGILIVIVMHWIESASEKRIMDSDSSE, encoded by the coding sequence TTGCTGACTCCCGAATTACAACAGAAACCTGTGACGATTGGTTTTCGCGAATTCGTCGCTCTGATGGCATTGATGCAGTCATTGGTGGCGCTGTCGATCGATGCCATGCTGCCGGCCTTAACCGAAATCGGTAAGGAACTGGGAGCCTCTCAAGCGAATGACAGTCAATTAATCGTTTCATTCCTGTTTCTGGGACTTGCCTTCGGACAGGGTATTTACGGTCCTCTTTCTGATACCACGGGGCGAAAACCCTCCCTGTATCTCGGTTTTGCTCTCTTCCTCGCAGGGGGGCTGCTCTGCCTGTTTTCCACCGATCTGAAAGTCATGCTGGCCGGACGCTTTCTCCAGGGACTGGGCCTGGCTGCCCCCCGGTGTGTGATTGTGGCCATCGTCCGTGATCAATACGAAGGCCCCCAGATGGCACGCGTGATGTCATTTGTCATGACGATATTTATTTTTGTCCCCGCGATTGCACCGACGCTGGGACAGGGGATTCTCATGGTGGCGCACTGGCGAGCCATCTTTGCAGCACTGTTAGCCTGCGGGATTATTACCCTGGTCTGGCTGGCAACCCGGTTGCCGGAAACTCTGCCGGTGGAACGCCGCATTCCCTTTTCGTTGACTCGAATCAAAAACGCAATCCGGGAAGTCTGTTCGCATCGGGTTTCCATCGGCTATACGATTTCACTCGGGCTTATCTCCAGCGCGTTTCTGGGATACTTAAGTTCGGCGCAGCAGATCTTTCAGAAACAATATCAGCTGGGAACGCTGTTTCCGCTCTACTTTGCTGTCCTGGCACTCTGTATCGGCAGTGCTTCCTTTGCCAATGGCAGGCTGGTCATGCGGTTTGGCATGCAGAGTCTGTCCCGCTGGTCGAAGCGGATTTCCACCGTTCTTTCGCTCCTGTTTTTTCTGTACGTGCTCTCCGTCGGCGGTCAGCCTCCGCTATGGACTTTGATGGCTTATATGATGGTGACCCTCTTCTGTTTCGGTATCATGTATGGAAATCTGAATGCGATGGCGATGGAGCCGCTGGGACATATCGCCGGTGTGGGAGCGGCCGTCATGGGGGCCCTCTCCACGTTGATCTCTGTTCCCTGTGGCATTCTGATCGGTCTGAGTTATAACGGCACGGTAATTCCTGTGATCAGCGGTTTTACAATTTCCGGCATCCTGATCGTCATCGTGATGCACTGGATTGAATCAGCGTCCGAGAAGAGAATCATGGATTCTGATTCTTCAGAGTGA
- a CDS encoding CHAD domain-containing protein: MGYQFKQQESLASGVRRIAGEQLSQAIQILQDPEQNRHYAIHEVRKRFKKLRGLVRLVRSGLGDEYTTVNVWYRDAGRRLSRIRDAESLLESLQSLQERYPDPAYSALFAEFENRLQTRKQKVVDEWVDLDQELKQLSSELQQAKQLVENWKIKGASTKVLKAGLKLNYQRGVEALTQLHQSPSDELFHECRKRSKYHLYHIRLLNAVWPTILSARQAELDELNDYLGDDHDLAVMTQVFTGEPETFGTSADVEQLLTLIRQQRHDLQSAGLKLADRIFAEKPKAFAHRIKNYWKLWKEKPVN; encoded by the coding sequence ATGGGTTATCAGTTCAAGCAACAGGAATCGCTGGCATCAGGCGTCCGTCGGATTGCCGGCGAGCAGTTGAGCCAGGCGATTCAGATTCTGCAGGACCCGGAGCAGAACCGCCATTACGCCATCCATGAAGTTCGCAAACGCTTCAAGAAACTGCGCGGCCTGGTTCGTCTCGTCCGTAGTGGTCTGGGGGATGAATACACCACTGTCAATGTCTGGTATCGCGATGCCGGCCGCCGACTCTCGCGGATTCGCGATGCAGAATCTCTGCTGGAATCGCTGCAGTCTCTGCAGGAGCGTTATCCTGACCCCGCTTATTCCGCGTTGTTTGCAGAGTTCGAGAATCGCCTGCAAACGCGTAAACAGAAAGTCGTCGACGAATGGGTCGACCTCGACCAGGAACTGAAACAGCTTTCTTCAGAGCTGCAGCAGGCAAAGCAACTGGTCGAAAACTGGAAGATCAAAGGCGCCTCTACCAAAGTACTCAAAGCGGGCCTGAAACTGAACTATCAACGCGGCGTAGAGGCATTGACACAGCTGCATCAGAGTCCGAGCGATGAGCTGTTTCACGAATGCCGCAAACGCAGCAAATACCACCTGTATCATATCCGACTGCTCAACGCAGTCTGGCCGACGATTCTTTCCGCGCGCCAGGCGGAACTCGATGAACTCAACGATTATCTCGGCGACGACCACGACCTGGCGGTTATGACACAGGTCTTCACCGGAGAACCCGAGACCTTCGGTACTTCAGCCGATGTTGAGCAACTACTGACGCTCATTCGACAGCAGAGACACGACCTGCAGTCAGCAGGACTCAAACTGGCGGATCGTATCTTCGCAGAAAAACCCAAAGCGTTCGCCCATCGCATCAAAAACTACTGGAAGCTCTGGAAAGAGAAACCAGTCAACTGA
- a CDS encoding GNAT family N-acetyltransferase, with translation MKTHEHARFAGVCDSSSLRILKTMITTRDATLDDLPAIVDIYNESIPAGTATADTKPITVESRLQWFAQFSPEKRPIWVAEDEARQIVGCIYVTSFYAGRPAYDKTAEVSLYLSNSHQKQGLGTFLLQKMIDACPALGITTLVGMHFDHNEGTRHLNEKFGFEVCGHLPEIAEVQGQKRGLLISLLRIPAAE, from the coding sequence ATGAAAACACACGAACATGCTCGCTTCGCAGGCGTGTGCGATTCTTCTTCTCTCCGGATTCTGAAAACCATGATCACCACCCGCGATGCTACCCTGGACGATCTGCCTGCGATTGTGGATATTTATAATGAGTCGATCCCCGCCGGTACCGCGACGGCGGATACGAAGCCAATTACGGTTGAGAGTCGGCTGCAGTGGTTCGCGCAGTTCTCCCCGGAGAAACGACCGATCTGGGTCGCGGAAGATGAGGCGCGCCAGATCGTGGGCTGCATCTATGTGACTTCGTTTTATGCCGGTCGGCCCGCGTATGACAAGACCGCGGAAGTCAGTCTGTACCTGTCGAACTCTCATCAGAAGCAGGGACTGGGAACGTTTCTGCTGCAGAAGATGATTGACGCCTGCCCGGCGCTCGGAATCACCACTCTGGTGGGCATGCACTTTGATCACAACGAAGGGACGCGGCATCTGAATGAAAAGTTCGGATTTGAAGTCTGCGGGCATCTGCCGGAAATCGCTGAAGTGCAGGGACAGAAACGGGGGCTGCTGATTTCGCTGTTGCGGATCCCGGCAGCAGAGTGA
- a CDS encoding DUF1569 domain-containing protein: MINDLRELQFHHLEDAVAEVESLLQTGYTQRGKWNLAQVCRHLTLVQDPGVDGYPLWLSLFAPLRPLMRRILLPRLLKGDSPQGIPTSPIFVPSGDLDDAIEAEKFAASVTRYKAHPGPYAPHPGFGCLDPETLEKVYTTHAAHHLRFLEPRFEVSESKGS; the protein is encoded by the coding sequence ATGATCAACGACCTGCGGGAGCTGCAGTTTCACCACCTGGAAGACGCCGTCGCCGAAGTTGAGTCGCTGTTGCAGACCGGTTACACGCAGCGGGGCAAGTGGAATCTGGCCCAGGTCTGCAGGCATCTGACCCTGGTGCAGGATCCGGGTGTCGACGGCTATCCACTCTGGCTCTCCCTGTTTGCACCGCTGCGACCATTGATGCGCCGCATTCTATTACCCCGTCTGCTGAAAGGCGATTCCCCGCAAGGCATTCCCACGTCTCCGATCTTTGTCCCGTCTGGTGATCTGGATGACGCCATTGAGGCGGAAAAATTCGCAGCAAGCGTGACCCGCTATAAAGCCCATCCGGGACCCTATGCCCCGCATCCCGGTTTCGGCTGCCTCGATCCCGAAACCCTGGAAAAGGTTTATACCACCCACGCCGCCCATCACCTGCGGTTTCTGGAACCTCGTTTCGAAGTCTCTGAATCAAAAGGTTCTTGA
- a CDS encoding WD40 repeat domain-containing protein has product MDRCPSSLPVAVCVLMGSFLCNLIHVSYGQTSQELAPQTLLHGGLNDVIAVCFSKSGNELAAVDSEGLLAIWQIDQKKLIGKVQLSDGMGDLPCLEWDAEGSKLLIWSHKVGAFVIDPRSMKQTTIFSKSKELQGTIPYRYRSTQDLRLSPDGKSLLRVQSALIDVTDEVQASGSVPSFLEEINIETEKVLKLDAPRYIMCVAYYQNGQFLVTDWDATLFKGYLNPGSQKTQVLRKTSKGRQELYNNITMVYRGALDLSADEKYAVVSGVSGEFKYDKSGEVKNSISGVVDVFQLDPLEKIKTLPITKINFEDQRISNIFSQLNTVCISPDSSYIAAGSLSGIIQIWNRKNMQTVRVKNLKYEDTPRDIHFAPGRQPLCAFIAGHENSFYLFDLNKKRDFKLSAVQTFDWSADGKQLAVGGGEDGAVLIFHMEE; this is encoded by the coding sequence ATGGATCGGTGTCCTTCTTCGCTGCCCGTAGCTGTTTGTGTATTGATGGGCAGTTTCCTATGTAACTTGATTCATGTCAGTTACGGCCAGACCTCACAGGAGTTAGCCCCGCAGACTCTCTTGCACGGGGGATTGAACGACGTTATTGCTGTCTGCTTTTCAAAATCCGGCAACGAACTGGCAGCTGTAGACAGTGAAGGATTACTGGCAATCTGGCAGATAGACCAGAAAAAACTTATTGGAAAAGTCCAGTTGTCAGATGGAATGGGGGATCTGCCTTGTCTGGAATGGGACGCCGAAGGATCGAAGTTACTCATCTGGTCTCATAAAGTTGGTGCGTTTGTGATAGATCCGCGTTCAATGAAACAGACTACAATCTTTTCAAAATCGAAAGAGTTACAGGGAACGATTCCCTATCGTTACCGTTCAACTCAAGATCTGAGGTTGTCTCCAGATGGCAAGTCTCTCCTGCGTGTACAATCTGCGCTGATCGATGTTACCGATGAAGTGCAGGCGTCAGGTTCAGTTCCTTCGTTTTTAGAAGAAATCAATATTGAGACAGAAAAAGTATTAAAACTGGATGCTCCCAGATACATCATGTGTGTTGCATATTATCAAAATGGGCAATTTCTGGTGACTGACTGGGATGCCACATTATTTAAAGGGTATTTGAATCCGGGTTCTCAGAAAACACAAGTTCTTAGAAAAACCAGTAAAGGGAGACAGGAACTCTATAATAATATAACTATGGTTTATCGGGGGGCACTAGATCTATCTGCGGATGAAAAATACGCCGTGGTTAGCGGTGTTTCGGGAGAATTTAAATATGATAAATCTGGCGAAGTAAAGAACAGCATCTCGGGAGTAGTTGATGTCTTTCAACTTGACCCATTGGAAAAAATCAAAACACTTCCAATTACGAAAATTAATTTTGAAGACCAGCGAATTTCCAATATTTTCAGTCAGTTGAATACAGTTTGTATTTCTCCAGATAGTTCCTATATTGCTGCTGGTTCTCTGAGTGGGATTATCCAAATCTGGAATCGTAAAAATATGCAAACCGTTCGAGTAAAAAACCTTAAATATGAAGATACTCCTCGAGATATACATTTTGCACCAGGTAGACAACCACTTTGCGCTTTCATTGCAGGTCATGAGAACTCCTTCTACTTGTTTGATTTAAACAAAAAGCGGGATTTCAAGTTGAGTGCGGTTCAAACTTTTGACTGGTCAGCAGACGGAAAACAACTTGCAGTCGGCGGAGGAGAAGACGGGGCGGTGCTTATTTTCCATATGGAAGAATAG
- a CDS encoding DUF1569 domain-containing protein: MGEGIPTSPIFVPSGDLDDAIEAEKSAASVTRYKAHPGPYAPHPGFGRLDPETLEKVYTTHAAHHLRFLEPDTESA; this comes from the coding sequence TTGGGCGAGGGCATTCCCACGTCTCCGATCTTTGTCCCGTCCGGTGATCTGGATGACGCCATTGAGGCGGAAAAATCCGCAGCAAGCGTGACCCGCTACAAAGCTCATCCAGGACCCTATGCCCCCCATCCCGGTTTCGGCCGCCTCGATCCCGAAACCCTGGAAAAGGTTTATACGACCCACGCCGCCCATCATCTGCGGTTTCTGGAACCCGATACAGAATCGGCGTAA
- a CDS encoding leucine-rich repeat domain-containing protein, producing MNHLRQVRDLVNGLALIGLLLVSIGCEKGPDRPVKIPKTINNGRISGTSEVKIDLSDDSLHLFPTDTKVTWLNISDNSLSELSPEIGNLKNLTWLNVSDNSIRYLPDEIGNLSQLKELDLSENKLMRLDPEFGQLSSLERLNLSSNWLKTLPPEFGMLENLRDLNLDSNSIASLPPVFEKLHQLNSLSMNGNEMVTVTDSIGGLKKLRYLYALKNRIKELPPQIGNLENLETLDLRENQIEFLPSEIGNLRNLKRLDLFKNHLTSLPPEIGKLKNLKDLDLMHNDLTSLPKEFGDLTGLEKLSLQNNNLTSIPASIIRLKKIPELYLQSNQLSSLPPEFGNHLSLGGLFLDQNQFTSIPPEIWKLQNLERLSFADNQITELPAEIGRLKKLRSLDLIGNPIKQLPPEISQLTSLSSFSFDDPTLSDLNHLKPLKNLEYLSFGFHGTLKVDSNEIKKMFTNCKVRFNKYEK from the coding sequence ATGAATCACTTGAGACAGGTACGAGACCTGGTGAATGGTTTGGCGCTGATCGGATTGCTGCTGGTATCAATTGGATGTGAAAAAGGGCCCGATCGGCCCGTAAAAATTCCAAAGACGATCAACAATGGCCGCATCAGCGGTACTTCTGAGGTGAAAATAGACCTCTCCGATGACTCCCTGCATCTCTTCCCGACTGATACCAAGGTTACCTGGCTGAATATTTCTGATAACTCTCTTTCTGAATTATCGCCTGAAATTGGAAATCTCAAGAATCTGACCTGGTTGAATGTCTCTGACAACAGTATTCGCTATTTACCAGATGAAATCGGAAATCTCAGTCAATTGAAAGAACTGGATCTGTCGGAAAACAAACTCATGCGGCTGGATCCGGAATTTGGTCAGCTATCGAGTCTGGAAAGGCTGAACCTTTCCAGCAACTGGCTCAAAACGCTGCCTCCTGAATTTGGGATGCTGGAAAACCTGCGCGATCTCAATCTCGATTCCAATTCCATAGCCTCACTGCCTCCGGTATTCGAAAAACTCCATCAGTTAAACAGCCTCTCTATGAATGGTAATGAGATGGTTACGGTGACGGATTCCATTGGAGGCCTCAAAAAACTGCGGTATCTGTATGCCCTCAAAAACAGGATCAAAGAACTTCCGCCTCAGATCGGAAATCTGGAAAACTTAGAGACGCTCGATCTCAGAGAAAATCAGATCGAATTCCTGCCTTCTGAAATTGGAAATCTCAGGAATCTGAAGAGACTGGATTTATTTAAGAATCATCTCACTTCTCTGCCACCTGAAATCGGAAAGCTGAAAAACCTGAAGGATCTGGACCTGATGCATAACGATCTCACCTCGCTGCCAAAAGAGTTTGGGGACCTCACGGGTTTAGAGAAACTGTCGCTGCAAAACAATAATCTGACATCCATTCCCGCCTCAATCATTCGGCTTAAAAAGATCCCTGAACTTTATCTCCAAAGCAATCAACTTAGTTCACTCCCACCGGAGTTTGGCAATCACCTGTCTCTGGGAGGGCTTTTTCTGGATCAAAATCAATTTACTTCGATCCCGCCGGAAATCTGGAAACTCCAGAATCTGGAGAGGCTCTCTTTCGCTGATAACCAGATCACTGAGCTGCCTGCCGAAATCGGACGTCTCAAGAAATTGAGGTCTTTAGACCTGATTGGAAATCCGATCAAACAGCTACCACCGGAAATCAGTCAACTGACCAGTCTGAGCTCATTTTCGTTTGATGATCCGACTCTCTCTGACCTGAATCATCTGAAGCCACTTAAGAATCTGGAATACCTGAGTTTTGGTTTTCATGGAACGCTGAAAGTAGACTCCAACGAAATCAAAAAAATGTTTACAAACTGTAAAGTCAGATTCAACAAATATGAAAAATAA
- a CDS encoding HpcH/HpaI aldolase family protein produces the protein MPDNFRSQLKQGKLLISPLVSLSNPEVAEIFSEVGYDWLFLDAEHSTLSTADLQAIIGRVGNRLPSLVRLQAPEEVSVKKALDIGAAGIIAPQVNSAEQAANIVSWSRYSPEGTRGVGLGRAHGYGFAFDDYLARANAETTVVVQAEHIDAVNAIEDIAQVPGVDAVLIGPYDLSASLKRIGEIDHPEVTGAIDHVTEVCKKNNIPLGIFGVTVDAVKPYIEKGFTLITVGVDTVMLGHAARKMLGQLK, from the coding sequence GTGCCAGACAATTTTCGCTCGCAACTCAAACAAGGCAAACTGCTGATCTCCCCGTTGGTCAGCCTCTCCAACCCGGAGGTCGCCGAGATCTTCTCCGAAGTGGGATACGACTGGCTGTTCCTTGATGCGGAACACAGCACTTTATCCACAGCAGATCTGCAGGCAATTATCGGTCGCGTCGGGAATCGGCTGCCCAGTCTGGTGAGACTGCAGGCCCCTGAAGAGGTCTCGGTCAAGAAAGCGCTCGACATCGGAGCCGCCGGGATTATCGCACCGCAGGTGAATTCCGCAGAACAGGCGGCGAACATCGTGTCCTGGTCCCGCTATTCTCCCGAGGGAACCCGCGGCGTCGGTCTGGGCCGCGCCCACGGATACGGATTTGCGTTTGACGATTACCTGGCGAGAGCGAATGCAGAGACCACAGTCGTCGTTCAGGCCGAACACATTGACGCGGTCAATGCGATCGAAGACATCGCTCAAGTCCCCGGCGTCGATGCCGTTTTGATCGGCCCGTATGATCTCTCTGCCAGCCTGAAACGCATCGGCGAAATCGATCACCCCGAAGTCACCGGCGCAATCGACCATGTCACGGAAGTCTGCAAGAAAAACAACATTCCGCTTGGCATTTTCGGCGTGACCGTCGACGCCGTCAAACCCTACATCGAAAAAGGCTTCACCCTGATCACCGTCGGCGTCGACACCGTGATGCTGGGCCACGCCGCCCGCAAAATGCTGGGACAGTTAAAGTAA
- a CDS encoding SGNH/GDSL hydrolase family protein: protein MRRPVLFTRCCYFVCLMTVFIVTPLAANDKKTEPTNAAEAAAKKAEQAAAINKKFAEWKATLSPEQQAWETVLEENLGGFYLPIYKKQKVQGVVTAWDYVADDPNLPRVLLIGDSVSRGYTQAARKALKGKANVHRAPANCGPTATGLKKLDVWLGDGKWDVIHFNFGIHDRRTPAAEYEQRLDEIVKRLKKTGATVVWASSTPIPADWKEGPEMKTKLEEKNAIAAKVMKDNGVEIDDLYAFILPHLSETQNPKDVHFNGKGYNMLGQQVAKHIEGTLEKRDQK, encoded by the coding sequence ATGCGCCGACCTGTTCTTTTCACACGCTGCTGTTATTTCGTCTGTCTGATGACAGTTTTCATCGTAACTCCCCTGGCTGCGAATGACAAGAAAACCGAACCGACCAACGCTGCGGAAGCGGCTGCGAAAAAAGCCGAGCAGGCAGCGGCCATCAATAAAAAGTTTGCAGAATGGAAAGCAACACTTTCCCCCGAACAACAGGCGTGGGAAACCGTCCTGGAAGAAAACCTGGGTGGCTTCTATCTCCCCATCTATAAAAAACAGAAGGTGCAAGGCGTCGTCACTGCCTGGGATTATGTCGCCGACGATCCGAACCTGCCGCGCGTACTGTTGATTGGGGATTCCGTTTCGCGAGGCTACACACAAGCCGCCCGCAAAGCATTGAAAGGCAAAGCCAACGTGCATCGCGCGCCGGCCAACTGTGGTCCCACGGCGACCGGTCTGAAGAAACTGGATGTCTGGCTGGGGGACGGCAAGTGGGATGTGATTCACTTCAACTTCGGCATTCACGACCGTCGCACCCCGGCTGCCGAATATGAACAGCGGCTGGACGAAATTGTAAAACGTCTGAAGAAAACGGGCGCGACCGTCGTCTGGGCCAGCAGCACACCGATCCCCGCTGACTGGAAAGAGGGACCGGAAATGAAAACGAAGCTGGAAGAAAAGAACGCGATTGCCGCTAAAGTGATGAAAGACAATGGCGTGGAAATCGATGACCTGTATGCCTTCATCCTGCCGCATCTGTCAGAGACACAAAATCCCAAAGACGTGCATTTCAACGGTAAAGGCTACAACATGCTGGGGCAGCAGGTCGCGAAACATATTGAAGGCACGCTGGAAAAACGCGATCAGAAATAA